From a region of the Lactuca sativa cultivar Salinas chromosome 4, Lsat_Salinas_v11, whole genome shotgun sequence genome:
- the LOC111895345 gene encoding CASP-like protein 1F2: protein METENVNTIVSKLRPIPSPVSHLCFTASQIWLRIVAAASSIAAACLMFNSRQSKVLFGTDLDARYTYNPSFKFFTIMNVVASVLSLLSLLPVFSLGRKFSNPVNYFFLFIHDLILTSLMVGGFGAASAIAQVGKYGNNHAGWMPICDNFGKFCHKVMASLILSLLSTICYLLLTVISANKAREVSD from the exons ATGGAAACTGAAAATGTCAACACAATCGTTTCCAAACTCCGACCAATCCCCTCCCCAGTCTCACATTTGTGCTTCACTGCCTCCCAAATCTGGCTCAGAATCGTCGCCGCCGCCAGCTCAATTGCCGCCGCCTGTTTGATGTTCAACAGCCGGCAGTCCAAGGTGCTTTTCGGAACCGATCTCGACGCTCGTTACACCTACAACCCCTCCTTCAA gTTTTTTACGATAATGAACGTGGTTGCTTCAGTCTTGTCTCTCTTGTCGTTGCTGCCGGTTTTCTCACTCGGCCGGAAGTTCTCCAACCCCGTCAACTATTTCTTCTTGTTTATACATGATCTG ATTCTGACGTCATTAATGGTGGGTGGATTTGGAGCTGCGAGTGCTATTGCTCAAGTGGGTAAATATGGAAATAACCATGCAGGTTGGATGCCGATTTGTGACAACTTCGGGAAGTTCTGTCACAAAGTAATGGCGTCTTTGATCTTGAGTCTCTTATCGACAATTTGTTATTTGCTTCTTACTGTTATATCTGCGAATAAAGCAAGAGAAGTTTCAGATTGA